One Triticum dicoccoides isolate Atlit2015 ecotype Zavitan chromosome 4B, WEW_v2.0, whole genome shotgun sequence genomic window carries:
- the LOC119293981 gene encoding tryptamine benzoyltransferase 1-like — MKITSSTMVKPVCSVPHPLAGEKVPLTVFDRAAADAFIPTVLVYPGPAPSNEAVKEGLLRAIAAYPHLAGRLALDDHGRRFLHVNNEGVLLIEATVPVDLADVLVDGRMAADVEDLYPTIPEESFGVALLQIQLNRYRCSGLVVGICSHHQAADGHSMSMFFTAWATAVREGKDFTTPAPFLDRSRTSVPRSTPTPVFDHRSREFTCGDGDTYAVVPMDTIKNLTVHFTAEFVADLKARVGARCSTFQCMLAHVWKKITAARELKPEEFTRVRVAVNCRGRANPPVPMDFFGNMVLWAFPRLQVRDVLNSSYGSVVGAIRDAVARIDDKYVQSFVDFGGVADANGEELLSTAATAGTMFCPDAEVDSWLGFRFHQLDFGTGAPSAFIPPDLPIEGLMIFVPSRKANGGVDLFMAVSEEHVAAFEEVVYSLD, encoded by the exons ATGAAGATCACGAGCAGCACGATGGTGAAGCCGGTGTGCTCGGTGCCGCACCCGCTCGCCGGCGAGAAGGTCCCGCTGACCGTCTTCGACCGCGCCGCCGCGGACGCCTTCATCCCCACCGTGCTCGTGTACCCCGGGCCGGCGCCGTCCAACGAGGCGGTCAAGGAAGGACTCCTCAGGGCCATCGCAGCATACCCACACCTGGCGGGGCGCCTCGCCCTCGACGATCATGGCCGGCGCTTCCTCCACGTCAACAACGAGGGCGTGCTCCTGATCGAGGCCACCGTGCCGGTTGACCTGGCGGACGTGCTCGTCGACGGCCGCATGGCCGCAGACGTTGAGGACCTATACCCTACGATACCAGAG GAGAGCTTTGGGGTGGCGCTGCTGCAGATCCAGCTCAACAGGTACAGGTGCAGTGGTCTCGTGGTCGGCATATGCTCCCACCATCAGGCCGCCGACGGCCACTCCATGAGCATGTTTTTCACCGCGTGGGCAACCGCTGTACGCGAGGGAAAGGACTTCACCACACCGGCCCCATTCCTCGACCGTTCGAGAACGTCCGTGCCTCGAAGCACGCCGACGCCGGTGTTCGACCACCGGTCACGGGAGTTCACGTGTGGAGACGGCGACACCTACGCCGTCGTCCCCATGGACACGATCAAAAACCTCACGGTGCACTTCACGGCCGAGTTCGTCGCCGACCTCAAAGCCCGCGTCGGCGCCCGCTGCAGCACGTTCCAGTGCATGCTCGCGCACGTCTGGAAGAAAATCACGGCGGCGCGGGAGCTGAAACCGGAGGAGTTCACCAGGGTGAGGGTGGCCGTGAACTGCAGGGGCAGGGCCAACCCGCCCGTGCCGATGGACTTCTTCGGGAACATGGTGCTCTGGGCTTTCCCAAGGCTTCAGGTCCGGGACGTCCTGAACTCGAGCTACGGCAGCGTGGTCGGCGCCATCCGCGACGCCGTGGCACGCATCGACGACAAGTACGTGCAGTCCTTCGTGGACTTCGGCGGAGTGGCAGACGCAAACGGGGAAGAGCTCCTCTCGACGGCGGCCACGGCCGGCACGATGTTCTGCCCGGACGCAGAAGTGGACAGCTGGCTGGGATTCAGGTTCCATCAACTCGACTTTGGCACCGGGGCACCGTCCGCTTTCATACCGCCGGACTTGCCTATCGAGGGGCTCATGATCTTCGTGCCGTCACGCAAGGCCAACGGCGGCGTCGACCTCTTCATGGCCGTCTCGGAGGAGCACGTGGCAGCGTTCGAGGAGGTCGTCTACTCCTTGGATTGA